The Streptomyces sp. NBC_01353 genome contains a region encoding:
- the egtD gene encoding L-histidine N(alpha)-methyltransferase, whose translation MSPFQLTRTLPEDATDADLRADVLHGLTRLPKELPPKWFYDARGSELFEEITRLPEYYPTRAEREILIARAHDIAAVTGARTLVELGSGSSEKTRFLIDALLPELDSYVPVDVSESALRGAAEALLAERPGLHIHALVADFTRGLALPGTPGPRLVAFLGGTIGNLLPHEREVFLRSVRAMLAPGDALLLGTDLVKDEATLVAAYDDSAGVTAEFNKNVLAVIARELDADVQPDDFDHVALWDHEREWIEMRLRARHALTVKIPELDLVVPFEAGEEVRTEVSAKFRQAGVRAELAEAGLELTRWWTDKEGRFALSLATAL comes from the coding sequence GTGAGCCCGTTCCAACTGACCCGTACCCTTCCCGAGGACGCCACGGACGCCGATCTGCGCGCCGACGTTCTGCACGGTCTGACCCGCCTGCCCAAGGAGCTGCCGCCGAAGTGGTTCTACGACGCGCGCGGCAGTGAACTGTTCGAGGAGATCACCAGGCTCCCCGAGTACTACCCGACCCGCGCGGAGCGGGAGATCCTGATCGCCCGGGCCCATGACATCGCCGCGGTGACGGGGGCGCGGACGCTGGTGGAGCTGGGTTCCGGCTCCTCCGAGAAGACTCGGTTCCTGATCGACGCGCTCCTGCCCGAGCTGGACAGCTATGTACCGGTGGACGTGAGCGAGTCGGCGCTGAGGGGTGCGGCTGAGGCGCTGCTCGCGGAGCGGCCCGGGCTCCACATCCACGCCCTGGTCGCCGACTTCACTCGAGGGCTGGCCCTGCCGGGCACACCGGGGCCGCGCCTGGTGGCGTTCCTGGGAGGCACGATCGGCAATCTGCTACCCCACGAGCGCGAGGTCTTCCTGCGTTCGGTGCGGGCGATGCTGGCTCCGGGCGACGCCCTGCTGCTCGGCACGGACCTGGTGAAGGACGAGGCGACGCTCGTCGCCGCGTACGACGACTCCGCAGGGGTGACGGCGGAGTTCAACAAGAACGTGCTGGCGGTGATCGCCCGCGAGCTGGACGCGGATGTCCAGCCGGACGACTTCGACCATGTGGCGCTCTGGGACCACGAGCGGGAGTGGATCGAGATGCGGCTGCGGGCGCGCCACGCGCTCACGGTGAAGATTCCCGAGCTGGATCTGGTGGTGCCGTTCGAGGCGGGTGAGGAGGTACGGACGGAGGTGTCGGCGAAGTTCCGTCAGGCGGGCGTGCGCGCGGAACTGGCGGAGGCCGGGCTCGAGCTGACCCGCTGGTGGACGGACAAGGAGGGGCGTTTCGCGCTGTCACTGGCGACGGCTCTCTGA
- a CDS encoding alpha/beta hydrolase produces MRLNTTTWGSGDRIALLVHGIMADHRTWRQVGPALAERGYRVIAVDLRGHGVSPRAEGPEGYRPSDYADDLVETLPAGAELALGHSLGALALAAAVERLAPRRAVYSDPAWHLPAGEEGYRPEMFTQGKSLTREHIRILNRRWAEVDLDIEVETVKLWDERTAHGLVDVVGRDMWPVRPFVPSLITLADPSFLIPAEKAQMLKERGFELRTVVGAGHTIHRDDFDGFMTALEGWI; encoded by the coding sequence GTGCGACTGAACACCACCACCTGGGGATCCGGTGACCGGATCGCGCTGCTGGTCCACGGCATCATGGCCGACCACCGCACCTGGCGGCAGGTCGGACCGGCCCTGGCCGAGCGCGGCTACCGGGTGATCGCCGTGGACCTGCGCGGTCACGGTGTGAGCCCGCGCGCCGAGGGCCCCGAGGGTTACCGCCCGTCGGACTACGCCGACGACCTCGTCGAAACCCTGCCCGCCGGGGCCGAGTTGGCCCTGGGTCACTCGCTCGGCGCGCTGGCCCTCGCGGCCGCCGTGGAGCGGCTCGCGCCGCGCCGCGCGGTCTACTCCGACCCGGCCTGGCATCTGCCGGCCGGGGAGGAGGGCTACCGCCCGGAGATGTTCACCCAGGGCAAGTCCCTCACCCGCGAGCACATCAGGATCCTCAACCGCCGCTGGGCGGAGGTGGATCTCGACATCGAGGTCGAGACGGTGAAGCTCTGGGACGAGCGGACCGCCCACGGTCTGGTGGACGTCGTCGGCCGGGACATGTGGCCCGTGCGGCCGTTCGTCCCGTCACTGATCACGCTGGCCGACCCGAGCTTCCTGATCCCGGCCGAGAAGGCCCAGATGCTCAAGGAGCGCGGATTTGAACTCCGTACGGTCGTCGGCGCGGGTCATACGATCCACCGGGACGACTTCGACGGGTTCATGACCGCCCTGGAAGGCTGGATCTGA
- a CDS encoding LacI family DNA-binding transcriptional regulator, which yields MSQSPRQSAERAVPTSADVARLAGVSRATVSYVLNNTAAVRISEPTRQRVREAAEELGYVPHAAARSLRAGHSRMVLLPTAQVPIGPLYSTFFNELQWALRRLDYTVVQYGSLGLDGDEAARAWAELRPVAVVSFGEVELTPNGVEILKRSGAKAVITVGPQRVAGTHALVMDQGRVGRVAAEHLLERGRRRIGVVVPEEPGLEMFSGPRLDGARQAVAGTDATVVPLPLRYEEDSANELAGRWRELGLDAVFAYNDEYAMLLMRALQDAGISVPEETAVVGSDDLLLGRLLRPRLTTVRIDMVIGRRLAELVDSAVRDPEGTPEARDLMASQVVPRESS from the coding sequence ATGAGCCAGTCACCCAGACAGTCCGCCGAACGTGCCGTCCCGACGAGTGCCGATGTCGCGCGCCTCGCGGGCGTCTCCAGAGCGACCGTGTCGTACGTGCTGAACAACACCGCGGCCGTACGGATCAGCGAGCCGACGCGCCAACGGGTGCGCGAGGCGGCGGAGGAGCTCGGCTACGTGCCCCACGCCGCGGCCCGCAGCCTGCGCGCCGGCCACAGCCGGATGGTCCTCCTGCCCACCGCGCAGGTGCCGATCGGCCCGCTCTACAGCACCTTCTTCAACGAACTCCAGTGGGCCCTGCGCCGTCTCGACTACACCGTGGTGCAGTACGGCAGCCTCGGCCTGGACGGCGACGAGGCCGCCCGTGCCTGGGCGGAGCTCCGTCCGGTCGCGGTGGTCTCCTTCGGCGAGGTCGAGCTGACGCCGAACGGCGTCGAGATCCTCAAGCGCTCCGGGGCCAAGGCCGTGATCACCGTAGGCCCGCAGCGCGTCGCGGGAACGCACGCCCTGGTCATGGACCAGGGGAGGGTCGGCCGCGTCGCCGCCGAGCATCTGCTCGAGCGGGGCAGGCGCCGGATCGGCGTGGTGGTTCCCGAGGAGCCGGGTCTGGAGATGTTCTCGGGCCCCCGGCTGGACGGCGCGCGGCAGGCGGTGGCGGGGACCGACGCCACTGTCGTACCCCTGCCGTTGCGGTACGAGGAGGATTCGGCGAACGAGCTCGCCGGGCGGTGGCGTGAGCTCGGGCTCGACGCCGTCTTCGCGTACAACGACGAGTACGCCATGCTGCTGATGCGCGCCCTGCAGGATGCCGGGATCTCCGTCCCGGAGGAGACGGCGGTCGTCGGATCCGACGATCTGCTGCTCGGGCGGCTGCTGCGGCCCAGGCTGACCACGGTCCGGATCGACATGGTGATCGGCCGGCGCCTCGCGGAGCTCGTCGACAGCGCGGTGCGCGATCCGGAGGGCACTCCGGAGGCGCGGGACCTGATGGCCTCGCAGGTCGTGCCCAGGGAGTCCAGCTGA
- the egtC gene encoding ergothioneine biosynthesis protein EgtC: protein MCRHIAFLGEPVPLEELLLRPPHSLERQAWQPHSQISGLVNADGFGVGWYADSDPVPARYRRAAPIWGDRSLADLARVVRTGALLAAVRGATRPGADGEAAAAPFAAGSWLFSHNGAVAGWPDSLTPLAASLTAGELLALEARTDSALVWGLVLHRLRAGDAPGRALADTVREVAEADPESRLNLLLTDGTEITATSWGNSLWYLKRPDRTVVASEPYDDDPLWREVPDRTLLTATRADVTLTSLKEPSS from the coding sequence ATGTGCCGTCATATCGCCTTCCTCGGCGAGCCTGTGCCGCTCGAAGAGCTGCTGCTGCGGCCGCCGCACTCGCTGGAGCGACAGGCGTGGCAGCCGCACAGTCAGATCAGCGGCCTTGTGAACGCGGACGGCTTCGGCGTCGGCTGGTACGCCGACAGCGACCCGGTGCCGGCCCGCTACCGCCGGGCCGCGCCCATCTGGGGCGATCGCTCCCTGGCCGATCTCGCGCGGGTGGTACGCACCGGGGCGCTGCTGGCAGCGGTCCGGGGCGCCACCCGGCCGGGCGCGGACGGGGAGGCCGCGGCGGCCCCCTTCGCGGCGGGGTCGTGGCTGTTCAGCCACAACGGAGCGGTGGCGGGCTGGCCCGACTCGCTGACACCCCTGGCCGCGTCCCTGACCGCCGGGGAACTGCTGGCCCTGGAGGCCCGCACGGACTCGGCGCTGGTGTGGGGTCTCGTACTGCACCGGCTGCGGGCAGGTGATGCGCCCGGGCGGGCGCTCGCCGACACCGTTCGGGAGGTCGCCGAGGCCGACCCGGAGTCCCGGCTCAACCTTCTGCTCACCGACGGCACCGAGATCACCGCGACCAGCTGGGGCAACTCCCTCTGGTATCTGAAGCGCCCCGATCGCACGGTCGTGGCCTCGGAGCCGTACGACGACGATCCGCTCTGGCGCGAGGTGCCGGACCGCACCCTGCTGACCGCCACCCGCGCCGATGTCACCCTCACCTCGCTCAAGGAGCCCTCCTCGTGA
- a CDS encoding type II toxin-antitoxin system PemK/MazF family toxin → MTTFQHSTTEADPHAIGPVRTSYAPDRDGAPDPGEIVWTWVPFEENDGRGKDRPVLVVAREEAGTLLAVQLSSKRHDSDREWVAIGVGDWDSARRESWVDLDRVLRVHEAGMRREACALDRPRFDRVVERLIERYGWS, encoded by the coding sequence GTGACGACCTTCCAGCACTCCACGACCGAGGCCGACCCGCACGCGATCGGCCCCGTTCGCACGTCCTACGCCCCCGACCGCGACGGCGCCCCGGATCCCGGGGAGATCGTGTGGACCTGGGTGCCCTTCGAGGAGAACGACGGGCGGGGCAAGGACCGTCCGGTTCTGGTGGTGGCCCGGGAGGAGGCCGGGACGCTGCTCGCCGTACAGCTGTCCAGCAAGCGCCATGACAGCGATCGCGAGTGGGTGGCGATCGGGGTGGGCGACTGGGACAGCGCGCGCCGCGAGTCCTGGGTGGATCTGGACCGGGTGCTGCGGGTCCACGAGGCGGGGATGCGCCGGGAGGCGTGCGCCCTGGACCGGCCGCGTTTCGACCGTGTCGTGGAGCGCCTGATCGAGCGCTACGGCTGGTCGTAG
- a CDS encoding TIGR02452 family protein, translating into MSARLRGIAKQTEEIVEAGRYRAPGGRMVSIEAELSAAVAGTRLHGPEPVPVPLAPDPDRAAVITVTDESSLVAARRLTRADASPVAVLNFASARNPGGGYLNGAQAQEEAVCRASALYTTLLRAPEYYAHHRAERDAFYTDRVILSPGVPVFRDDRGELLSEPFTVGFLTSPAPNAGVIRRQTPELADRVPAALAGRAERVLETAVAGGYRRLVLGAWGCGVFQNDPAEVAGAFRALLTDGGRFVGHFDEIVFAILDRTKDRATLGAFQRVLAGA; encoded by the coding sequence ATGAGTGCACGACTGCGGGGGATCGCGAAGCAGACCGAGGAGATCGTCGAGGCGGGCCGTTACCGGGCTCCCGGCGGCCGGATGGTCTCGATCGAGGCGGAGCTGAGCGCGGCCGTGGCCGGGACCCGGCTCCACGGCCCCGAGCCCGTCCCCGTCCCCCTCGCCCCGGACCCCGACCGCGCCGCCGTCATCACGGTCACCGACGAGAGCAGCCTGGTCGCCGCACGGCGGCTGACCAGGGCCGATGCCTCCCCGGTGGCCGTCCTGAACTTCGCCTCCGCCCGCAACCCCGGAGGCGGCTACCTGAACGGCGCCCAGGCCCAGGAGGAGGCCGTCTGCCGGGCCTCAGCCCTCTACACCACGCTCCTGCGCGCCCCCGAGTACTACGCCCACCACCGGGCCGAGAGGGACGCCTTCTACACGGACCGGGTGATCCTTTCGCCCGGCGTCCCCGTCTTCCGCGACGACCGCGGAGAGCTTCTGAGCGAGCCGTTCACGGTCGGGTTCCTCACCTCACCCGCGCCCAACGCGGGCGTGATCCGCCGGCAGACCCCCGAACTCGCCGACCGCGTTCCCGCCGCGCTCGCGGGCCGCGCCGAGCGCGTCCTGGAGACCGCCGTGGCGGGCGGCTACCGCCGGCTCGTCCTCGGCGCCTGGGGCTGCGGCGTCTTCCAGAACGACCCCGCCGAGGTCGCCGGCGCCTTCCGGGCGCTGCTGACGGACGGGGGCCGCTTCGTCGGCCACTTCGACGAGATCGTCTTCGCGATCCTCGACCGCACCAAGGACCGAGCCACGCTCGGCGCCTTCCAGCGGGTGCTCGCGGGCGCCTGA
- a CDS encoding MFS transporter: MSLTRVTSPSSAALAAVALMIPAASTSWTAMLAFSVVNGLGFGCYMAVDTALVTMVLPRAEDAARDMGVLNVANAGPQIVAPFVASLIVSLSGGYTALFLVAAVLSVLGALAVRPIRTVR, from the coding sequence GTGTCACTGACACGTGTCACCTCACCCTCGTCGGCCGCGCTCGCCGCCGTCGCCCTCATGATCCCGGCGGCGTCGACGAGTTGGACCGCGATGCTCGCCTTCTCCGTCGTCAACGGCCTCGGATTCGGCTGCTACATGGCCGTGGACACGGCGTTGGTCACCATGGTGCTGCCGAGGGCCGAGGACGCGGCCCGCGACATGGGCGTGCTCAACGTCGCCAACGCCGGGCCGCAGATCGTCGCGCCGTTCGTCGCCTCGCTCATCGTCTCGCTGAGTGGCGGATACACCGCGCTGTTCCTGGTCGCCGCCGTACTGTCGGTGCTCGGGGCGCTCGCCGTGCGCCCGATCCGTACCGTGCGCTGA
- a CDS encoding SPFH domain-containing protein: MGIGILAGGAIGAVLVLIALFKLMWRVAEPNEALIISGSNHKMEGLGEGMGFRIVTGRGTLVLPGVQAVRKLSLDLNETQLQVECVTHQGIPLKVRGVVIFKVGDDFVSIANAARRFLDQQKLMSERVHIVFAGHLRAIVGGLTVEDMIRDREKLTGQARSACGTEMEKLGLIVDSLQIHEIEDPTGYIKNLAAPHAAAVQRDARIAQAEANRRATEAEQQAAARMSEATRDSEILQAGYQAERDQASAKARQAGPLAEAGARQEVVVQETRVAELEAHRKEQQLQADVRKPADAEAYKTRTWAEAERDARISAAQAEAKETELASAARATATRLTGEAEAAAQQAKGLAIAESTRAKGLAEAESIKARAAALAENQEAVVAQQLAEKWPEIVEAGASAFGNVDQMVLLNGADGMAEVFAKALTMGGTGLGLARQLLSTMGPDARTAVAPSVNGAAPPAPRAEAIPVGDDQE; encoded by the coding sequence ATGGGCATCGGCATCCTTGCGGGCGGCGCGATCGGCGCCGTCCTCGTTCTCATCGCACTGTTCAAACTGATGTGGCGCGTCGCGGAACCCAACGAAGCGCTCATCATCTCCGGCTCCAACCACAAGATGGAGGGGCTCGGCGAGGGGATGGGCTTCCGGATCGTCACCGGGCGCGGCACGCTCGTGCTGCCGGGCGTCCAGGCGGTACGGAAACTGTCGCTCGACCTCAACGAGACCCAGCTGCAGGTGGAGTGCGTCACCCACCAGGGCATTCCGCTCAAGGTCCGGGGTGTGGTGATCTTCAAGGTGGGCGACGACTTCGTGTCGATCGCCAACGCGGCCCGCCGCTTCCTCGACCAGCAGAAGCTGATGTCGGAGCGGGTGCACATCGTCTTCGCCGGTCATCTGCGCGCCATCGTCGGCGGGTTGACGGTCGAGGACATGATCCGTGACCGGGAGAAGCTGACCGGGCAGGCCCGTTCGGCCTGTGGCACGGAGATGGAGAAGCTCGGTCTGATCGTCGACTCGCTGCAGATCCACGAGATCGAGGACCCGACCGGGTACATCAAGAACCTGGCCGCGCCGCATGCCGCGGCGGTCCAGCGCGACGCCCGTATCGCGCAGGCGGAGGCCAACCGGCGGGCGACCGAGGCCGAACAGCAGGCCGCGGCGCGGATGTCGGAGGCGACCCGCGACAGCGAGATCCTTCAGGCCGGCTATCAGGCCGAGCGGGACCAGGCGTCCGCGAAGGCCCGGCAGGCAGGTCCGCTGGCCGAGGCCGGGGCACGTCAGGAGGTCGTCGTCCAGGAGACCCGGGTCGCCGAGCTGGAGGCGCACCGCAAGGAGCAGCAGCTCCAGGCGGATGTCCGCAAGCCCGCGGACGCCGAGGCGTACAAGACCCGGACATGGGCCGAGGCCGAACGCGACGCCCGGATCTCGGCGGCGCAGGCGGAGGCCAAGGAGACGGAGCTGGCCAGTGCCGCCAGGGCGACGGCGACCCGGCTGACCGGTGAGGCGGAGGCGGCGGCCCAGCAGGCGAAGGGGCTCGCGATCGCCGAGTCGACCCGGGCCAAGGGTCTGGCCGAGGCCGAGTCGATCAAGGCGAGGGCGGCGGCGCTCGCCGAGAACCAGGAGGCCGTGGTCGCCCAGCAGCTGGCCGAGAAGTGGCCGGAGATCGTCGAGGCGGGCGCGTCCGCCTTCGGCAATGTGGACCAGATGGTCCTGCTGAACGGCGCCGACGGCATGGCGGAGGTGTTCGCCAAGGCGCTGACCATGGGCGGGACGGGCCTCGGTCTGGCCCGTCAGCTGCTCTCGACGATGGGTCCGGACGCCCGGACCGCGGTGGCGCCCTCGGTGAACGGCGCGGCGCCGCCCGCTCCCCGGGCGGAGGCGATCCCGGTCGGCGACGACCAGGAGTAG
- the egtA gene encoding ergothioneine biosynthesis glutamate--cysteine ligase EgtA: MSSSGIPQSGSALTEDEAEDLLRCICFKTGPPRALGVEVEWLVHELRDPRLPVPPQQLASAVDTVRSLPLASAITLEPGGQLELSSPPAASLMGCVDTLSADLRAVRDALFPLGLSLSGYGVDPWNAPRDRLLREPRYDAMEAALDRTGPSGRAMMCDSASVQICLDAGHEEPGPLGYHRRWQLAHLLGAVLVAAFANSPVHGGHRTGWRSTRQALWTDLDPARALAPAPDGEPRAAWARHVLDTPVMCVRGEEAPWEVPEGLTFREWLRTGLPRPADEDDLRYHLTTLFPPVRPRGHLELRMVDAQRGPDGWVVPVAVTAALFDDPEAAESVYRAVKPLAERAGPQAAPRNPLWLAAARDGLTDPDLHAAALVAFPAALEALPRIGASPAVQRAVAAFHERYVLPGSCPADELQEVAS, translated from the coding sequence ATGTCGTCGAGCGGCATACCGCAGAGCGGTTCCGCCCTCACCGAGGACGAGGCCGAGGACCTGCTGCGATGTATCTGCTTCAAGACGGGCCCACCCCGCGCGCTCGGGGTGGAGGTGGAATGGCTCGTCCACGAGCTGCGTGACCCGCGGCTTCCCGTCCCGCCTCAGCAGCTGGCCTCGGCCGTCGACACCGTACGGTCCCTGCCGCTGGCCTCGGCGATCACCCTCGAACCCGGCGGACAGCTGGAGCTCAGCTCGCCGCCCGCCGCCTCGCTCATGGGATGCGTCGACACTCTCTCGGCCGATCTCCGCGCCGTACGTGACGCGCTCTTCCCCCTCGGACTCTCGCTCAGCGGTTACGGGGTCGATCCCTGGAACGCGCCGCGGGACCGGCTACTCCGCGAGCCCCGGTACGACGCGATGGAGGCCGCTCTCGATCGCACGGGACCGTCCGGCCGGGCCATGATGTGCGACTCGGCGTCGGTGCAGATCTGTCTGGACGCCGGTCACGAGGAGCCGGGGCCGCTCGGCTACCACCGCCGGTGGCAGCTGGCCCATCTGCTGGGCGCGGTCCTCGTGGCCGCGTTCGCCAACTCGCCCGTCCACGGCGGGCACCGGACCGGCTGGCGGTCGACGCGGCAGGCGCTGTGGACCGATCTCGACCCGGCCCGGGCGCTCGCCCCGGCCCCGGACGGGGAGCCCCGGGCGGCCTGGGCCAGGCATGTGCTGGACACCCCGGTGATGTGCGTACGGGGCGAGGAAGCGCCGTGGGAGGTTCCGGAGGGTCTCACCTTCCGGGAGTGGCTGCGCACGGGCCTCCCCCGACCGGCCGACGAGGACGATCTGCGGTACCACCTGACGACGCTCTTCCCGCCGGTGCGGCCGCGAGGGCATCTGGAGCTGCGGATGGTCGACGCGCAACGCGGTCCGGACGGCTGGGTCGTGCCGGTGGCCGTGACCGCCGCGCTGTTCGACGATCCGGAGGCCGCCGAGAGCGTGTACCGGGCGGTCAAGCCCCTGGCCGAGCGGGCCGGTCCGCAGGCGGCTCCGCGCAACCCGCTCTGGCTGGCCGCGGCCAGGGACGGGCTCACCGACCCCGATCTGCACGCCGCCGCCCTCGTGGCGTTCCCCGCAGCGCTGGAGGCGCTCCCCCGGATCGGGGCGAGCCCGGCCGTGCAGCGGGCTGTGGCCGCCTTCCACGAACGGTACGTACTCCCCGGCAGTTGTCCCGCCGACGAACTCCAGGAGGTGGCGTCATGA
- the egtB gene encoding ergothioneine biosynthesis protein EgtB: MTVTTDPSALRRRALDALTTARERTALLTSCVEDDELTAQHSPLMSPLVWDLAHIGNQEEQWLWRAVAGRDALRPEIDSIYDAFEHPRASRPTLPLLPPAEARAYASDVRGRVLDVLAATPLEGRPLVEAAFAFGMIAQHEQQHDETMLITHQLRRGPQALTAPPPPATGVGGLPAEVLVPGGPFTMGTSDEPWALDNERPAHARMVPAFFIDTVPVTNGAYTAFVADGGYTDERWWQAEGWDQIRKHDIAAPLFWRRDGGQWMRRRFGVTEPVPEDEPVVHVSWYEADAYARWAGRRLPTEAEWEKAARHDPASGRSRRYPWGDADPAPEHANLGQRHLRPAPAGSYPEGASPLGVRQLIGDVWEWTSSDFLPYPGFTAFPYKEYSEVFFGPAHKVLRGGSFAVDEVACRGTFRNWDLPVRRQIFSGFRTARDAELS; encoded by the coding sequence ATGACCGTGACGACGGATCCCTCGGCCCTGCGTCGGCGTGCTCTCGACGCGCTCACGACGGCGCGGGAGCGCACCGCGCTGCTCACCTCCTGTGTCGAGGACGACGAACTCACCGCGCAGCACTCCCCGTTGATGTCTCCGCTCGTGTGGGACCTGGCGCACATCGGCAACCAGGAGGAGCAGTGGCTGTGGCGGGCGGTCGCGGGGCGTGACGCGCTGCGTCCGGAGATCGACTCGATCTACGACGCCTTCGAGCACCCGCGCGCCAGCCGACCGACCCTGCCCCTGCTGCCTCCGGCGGAGGCCCGGGCCTACGCCTCCGATGTACGCGGCCGGGTCCTGGACGTCCTGGCGGCCACCCCGCTGGAGGGACGGCCGCTCGTCGAGGCGGCGTTCGCCTTCGGGATGATCGCTCAGCACGAACAGCAGCACGACGAGACCATGTTGATCACCCATCAGCTGAGGAGGGGACCGCAGGCGCTGACCGCTCCCCCGCCGCCGGCCACCGGCGTCGGCGGGCTGCCCGCCGAAGTCCTGGTCCCCGGCGGGCCGTTCACGATGGGCACGTCGGACGAGCCGTGGGCGCTGGACAACGAGCGCCCTGCGCACGCCCGGATGGTCCCGGCGTTCTTCATCGACACCGTCCCGGTCACCAACGGCGCCTATACGGCGTTCGTCGCGGACGGCGGCTACACGGACGAGCGCTGGTGGCAGGCGGAGGGCTGGGATCAGATCCGTAAGCACGACATCGCCGCACCGCTTTTCTGGCGGCGCGACGGCGGGCAGTGGATGCGGCGCCGGTTCGGCGTGACGGAGCCGGTGCCCGAGGACGAGCCGGTGGTGCATGTCAGCTGGTACGAGGCGGATGCCTACGCCCGCTGGGCCGGACGCAGGCTCCCCACCGAGGCCGAGTGGGAGAAGGCGGCCCGGCACGATCCGGCGAGCGGGCGCTCGCGCCGCTACCCGTGGGGCGACGCCGACCCGGCACCCGAGCACGCCAATCTCGGCCAGCGCCATCTGCGGCCCGCCCCTGCGGGAAGCTATCCGGAGGGCGCTTCTCCGCTCGGGGTACGGCAGTTGATCGGGGATGTGTGGGAGTGGACGTCCAGCGACTTCCTGCCGTATCCGGGATTCACGGCCTTCCCGTACAAGGAGTACTCGGAGGTCTTCTTCGGTCCGGCGCACAAGGTGCTGCGCGGCGGGTCGTTCGCGGTGGACGAGGTGGCCTGCCGGGGTACGTTCCGGAACTGGGACCTGCCGGTGCGTCGGCAGATCTTCTCCGGCTTCCGGACCGCACGGGACGCGGAGCTCTCCTGA